The following are encoded in a window of Brevibacillus sp. DP1.3A genomic DNA:
- a CDS encoding SDR family NAD(P)-dependent oxidoreductase, with translation MSGFKVGSLQMKWNDPLLCRLLWGQLQSIGMFRERNTTLDALKAAAGLRGIYDRWLEESVAALARHGYLEVSGGNINVYDPSLVHIETIWAEWDRRKMEWLADPNLKSQAVLVEAALKALPEIITGKIPATDVIFPQASMALTEGIYKNNLAADYFNEVIADLVVDYVQERKRQDASVRIRILEIGAGTGGTSAMVFRKLKPHQANIEEYCYTDLSRAFFMHAEKEYRPDNPYLTCQLFDLEKPLAEQRIEPGAYDLVIATNVLHATKQIRQTLRNAKAALKKNGLLLLNELNDNFLFSHLTFGFLDGWWKYEDAELRIPGCPGLYPETWKRVLEEEGFRHVFFPAESRHEWGQQIVIAESDGIVRQLEKRPAFAGVAEPARSRASSSVRLDRIETQHGYPAPPVKVEAANVQDIDRHAISEMIRVVIREKLAESLKVSADMIQDDESFADYGVDSILGIHLVRILNEALKVELETTSLFDYSSVNELTAYIQSAYMDVFIHKNVLEPKAEAANAAADSVVIDTAEQEKEIACDPMTAEGIAIIGMSGRFAGSETTDELWQHIASGHDLVGPITRWDLSSHLAWSGSDACRDGSFLDKIDRFDPMFFNISGLEASYMDPQQRLFLEEAWKTLEDAGYAGSAASSRQCGVYVGCCGSDYNELFGNHPPAQSFWGNAISVIPSRISYFLNLQGPAVTIDTACSSSLTAIHLACQALMSNEVEMALAGGVFVQATSRFYENAIRAGMLSPSGRCYTFDERADGFVPGEGVGVVMLKRLKDALADGDHIYGVIRGSGINQDGTTNGITAPSAKSQERLERQVYDRFQLDPQGIQMIEAHGTGTRLGDPIEFQALTRAFRHYTDKEHYCALGSIKTNIGHSVGAAGVAGVMKILLALKHKQLPPSLHAERINSNIRLEGSPFFINKSIRAWETEPGTPRRAAVSSFGFSGTNAHAVIEEAPPHIGRGKRRRPLYLIVLSARTGEQLRMQADRLAAFCKRENGSIFIGDMSLTLLLGRRHFADRLAFLVRDTEELLLRLETWLMNGEGTGIYGSDGLTKEQREKPDLKQYGNECIAICAAADQDAKFIESLTAVADLYSQGYSLNYEQLFEGCSYNRVSLPTYPFADERYWVNEGGSSPRAGVQEALQSSEAFHPLLHRNVSTFAEQRFKSIFTGKEFFLEDHVVHGQRVLPGAAYLEMARAAIQSAVSDGEYSGKKIRLKNVIWAKPITAGAAAVSAEITLTPSTDGDIAFRVYGPAEAETLLCSEGSVCLEEPGEQPRIQIDRLLKECAARSISRTECYETFNRIGVHYGPSHQVMDILLTGQGKALAKLVLPESLAASVRSFALHPSLLDGALQAASCLLLGLDTEAGCQPGTYPPLPFALQEMELLNECLPVMWAFARFSSGSGRHNQLPSLDIDLLDEQGNICVRMKGYCARVMEAGTRQEDVFFMVPEWRDKAPQPGIANSRVTEHTVILCEPAPMLQASVESAFPGVRCLALTAEEAAMEQRFSHFAQRIFEETQRLLRQVTGRGVIQIVYTPGSGHELLAGLRGLLKTMRLENPHMSGQLIEISQDDTELAIVQKLRDNLDHPEDTHIGYQGSRRMVMTLKRRAPEEGTNSRLWKDDGVYLITGGAGGLGIIFAKEIARAVRGATIILTGRAQCDPNKLYEIKNSVSGNADIVYKQADMTRMEEVKRLVHAIETEYGGLNGVLHSAGVHADNYLLRKSKDEWNAVLAPKVSGLVHLDQATKHIPLDVFVMFSSVVAWLGNPGQADYSTANAFMDAYAAFRSRLAAEGQRKGHTCSINWPLWQEGGMRAGEHAERELAKAIGLIPMSTKAGIRAFDQAMSIGSPNVIVAAGSADRLEQALTGDIQVSSDDVKQYESAMDTLSTEVEERVLLKVREIVSSVIRLPLHRVEADAHMMTFGLDSIIVMQLTGQLERLFGSLPKTLFFEYQNLRDLAKFFIQRHESRCAQLFGDRPQPKVLQEDARMPEHSAVRQTVLLTEKKSEDAATKQRSLPGSAPLDIAIIGVAGRYPGARNMDEFWELLQGGVDCVTEIPKERWDHTPYFHPAKGTTGKTNGKWGGFLEGVDQFDPLFFNISPREAELMDPQERLFLQCVYETIEDAGYTRDSLAGRKGDDAGSSVGVFAGVMYEEYQLYGVRETMNGNPVALNGSPASIANRVSYVCNFNGPSVAVDTMCSSSLTAIHFACHSLQRGECDAAIAGGVNVSLHPNKYLLLGQGNFLSTKGRCESFGAGGDGYVPGEGVGAVLLKPLAKAIADGDQIYGVIKGTSINHGGRTNGYYVPNPNAQASAIARALKESDIDARSISYVEAHGTGTSLGDPIEIAGLSKAFEAYTEDKQYCAIGSVKSNIGHCESAAGIAGLTKVLLQLKHRKLVPSLHADTPNPYIDFATTPFQVQRELGEWERPAMVLDGKIEEQPRMAGLSSFGAGGANAHLIVAEYIPDRKRAVHAPKAQRECMIVISARSEDQLKERAQRLLQAVNKELENDDSFLINMSYTLQVGREAMEERMAIVVRTIEELRAKLIQYVDGQLGIPDLYRGSVKQNRETVALIAADEDMMKAVGAWMTKGKYAKFLDLWVKGLDIDWSSLYEEGDKPERVSLPTYPFAQERYWLPSVSSMDESGAFRSLERHTSEPALEPDEKAKVISAEEFRSPLAHSGLLVPVWDPAPPTVRNAADRKPNGRTVIIGGTAARVAEIRRHVEDASDVQLHAGENTAELARKLELSGPIEHLIWIAPDDSIETAQSEAMLEAQREGVLILFRTLKALLALGYGMKPLRWSIITVRTVQVYRGEAIKPAHASLHGLIGSMAKEYPNWSVCLADMETDNGWPLEELFALPPDARGDGWAYRSGEWYRQRLMPVRMTKTAGTVYKKGGVYVVIGGTGGIGEVWSEYMIRRYQANIVWIGRRGKDTGIQAKIDRLAELGPAPRYIQADATDGKALERAYEEIINRYGRIHGLVHSAIVLLDQSLANMEEERFAAGLRPKTDVSVRMAQIFGHEKLDFVLFFSSMNAFLKQEGQSNYAAGCTFKDAFAQRLATEWPCAVKIMNWGYWGSTGAVSSEHYRRRMAQAGIVSIEPGEAMDALESLLAGPFDQLALMKTVAGNEMFGQSIADELEAYPEEDSLSFEHIVNHLRLPAVPKAEASDLLREGESADRIGNSLLWAAASILNVQAEEIETDIPFYEYGFDPVKLAEFSRWISDHYKLAMTSDTLLQQATLGQLEAFLAEQIG, from the coding sequence ATGTCGGGATTTAAGGTTGGAAGTCTGCAAATGAAGTGGAACGATCCGCTTCTTTGCCGGTTGCTCTGGGGTCAACTGCAATCGATTGGCATGTTTAGGGAACGAAATACGACACTGGATGCGCTAAAAGCAGCTGCCGGCTTGCGCGGGATATACGATAGATGGCTGGAAGAAAGTGTCGCCGCACTTGCGCGGCACGGTTATCTCGAGGTTAGCGGCGGCAATATCAATGTTTACGATCCATCGCTTGTCCATATCGAGACCATCTGGGCTGAATGGGACCGACGAAAAATGGAGTGGCTCGCCGACCCGAATCTTAAATCGCAGGCCGTCTTGGTCGAAGCCGCGCTTAAGGCGCTGCCGGAGATCATTACGGGCAAAATTCCTGCAACCGACGTTATATTCCCTCAAGCCTCCATGGCGCTGACGGAGGGGATTTACAAGAACAATCTGGCCGCGGATTACTTCAATGAAGTGATCGCAGACCTCGTGGTCGATTATGTACAAGAACGAAAGCGTCAGGACGCATCGGTACGCATCCGGATTTTAGAGATCGGCGCCGGCACGGGCGGAACGAGCGCGATGGTCTTTCGCAAGCTGAAACCGCACCAGGCGAATATTGAGGAGTACTGCTACACGGATCTGTCCCGTGCTTTTTTTATGCACGCCGAGAAAGAATACCGGCCTGACAATCCGTATTTGACCTGTCAATTATTCGATCTGGAGAAACCCCTAGCGGAGCAGCGCATAGAGCCGGGAGCCTATGACCTGGTGATTGCGACGAACGTTCTTCATGCTACAAAGCAGATCAGGCAAACACTGCGCAATGCCAAAGCCGCGCTTAAAAAGAATGGGTTGCTTCTTCTCAATGAATTAAATGACAACTTCCTGTTCTCCCATCTTACCTTTGGATTTCTGGATGGCTGGTGGAAGTATGAGGATGCAGAGCTCCGAATACCCGGCTGTCCCGGCTTGTACCCCGAGACATGGAAGCGGGTGCTGGAGGAGGAGGGCTTTCGGCACGTATTTTTCCCTGCTGAAAGCAGACATGAATGGGGGCAGCAAATTGTCATTGCAGAGAGCGACGGCATCGTTCGACAGCTTGAAAAACGTCCGGCCTTTGCCGGTGTTGCAGAGCCTGCGAGATCCCGGGCTTCGTCTTCGGTACGCTTGGATCGGATCGAAACGCAGCATGGTTACCCAGCGCCGCCCGTCAAGGTAGAAGCGGCGAACGTTCAGGACATCGACCGACACGCGATATCGGAAATGATTCGAGTGGTTATTCGGGAGAAACTGGCCGAATCGTTGAAGGTGAGTGCCGATATGATCCAAGACGATGAATCGTTTGCCGATTATGGCGTCGACTCCATCCTTGGCATTCATCTGGTGCGTATATTGAACGAGGCGCTAAAGGTGGAGCTGGAAACAACGAGTCTGTTCGACTACTCCTCCGTGAACGAATTGACTGCATATATCCAGTCGGCTTATATGGACGTTTTTATACATAAAAATGTGCTTGAACCAAAAGCAGAAGCAGCTAATGCTGCAGCTGACAGCGTCGTAATCGATACTGCGGAGCAAGAAAAGGAGATTGCTTGTGACCCGATGACGGCGGAGGGCATTGCGATTATCGGGATGAGCGGACGGTTTGCTGGCTCGGAAACGACGGATGAGCTGTGGCAGCATATCGCAAGCGGCCATGATTTGGTGGGCCCGATCACCCGCTGGGATCTTTCTTCCCACCTGGCCTGGAGCGGATCGGATGCTTGCCGCGACGGCAGCTTTTTGGACAAGATCGACCGGTTTGATCCGATGTTCTTTAATATTTCGGGACTCGAAGCATCGTATATGGATCCCCAGCAAAGGCTGTTTCTCGAAGAAGCGTGGAAGACGCTTGAGGATGCGGGCTACGCGGGATCGGCAGCTTCAAGCCGGCAATGCGGGGTCTATGTCGGATGCTGCGGAAGCGATTACAATGAATTATTCGGTAATCATCCGCCGGCTCAATCGTTTTGGGGGAACGCGATATCCGTAATCCCATCCCGTATCTCGTACTTTCTTAATCTGCAGGGGCCTGCGGTTACGATTGACACGGCCTGCTCCAGCTCGCTGACGGCTATTCATTTGGCTTGCCAAGCGCTTATGTCCAATGAGGTCGAAATGGCATTGGCAGGCGGTGTTTTCGTGCAAGCGACTTCTCGATTTTATGAAAACGCCATTCGAGCCGGCATGCTCTCGCCGAGCGGCCGCTGCTATACGTTCGATGAACGGGCGGACGGCTTTGTACCCGGCGAAGGGGTTGGTGTCGTGATGCTGAAGCGGCTGAAGGACGCATTGGCAGACGGCGACCATATTTATGGTGTCATCCGGGGCTCCGGAATTAATCAGGATGGGACGACCAACGGCATTACAGCGCCAAGCGCCAAATCCCAGGAACGACTGGAGCGCCAAGTGTATGACCGCTTCCAGCTCGATCCGCAGGGGATCCAAATGATAGAGGCGCATGGAACGGGAACAAGACTAGGCGATCCGATCGAGTTTCAGGCCTTAACGCGTGCGTTCCGGCATTATACGGATAAGGAGCATTATTGCGCTCTTGGTTCGATCAAAACGAATATCGGCCATTCAGTCGGCGCTGCCGGAGTAGCCGGCGTTATGAAAATATTGCTTGCTTTGAAGCATAAGCAGCTGCCGCCGTCGCTGCACGCAGAGCGCATCAATTCGAATATCCGCCTGGAAGGCAGTCCGTTTTTCATCAACAAGTCCATACGGGCTTGGGAGACGGAGCCCGGCACGCCGCGCCGCGCTGCTGTCAGTTCGTTTGGCTTCAGCGGCACGAACGCCCATGCGGTCATTGAGGAGGCGCCGCCGCATATCGGACGCGGTAAGCGGAGGCGCCCTCTCTACTTGATTGTACTATCCGCCCGGACAGGTGAGCAGCTGCGTATGCAAGCAGACAGGCTCGCTGCGTTTTGCAAGCGGGAGAACGGCAGTATATTCATCGGGGATATGAGCTTAACGCTTCTTCTTGGACGGAGACATTTTGCCGACCGGCTCGCCTTCTTGGTCAGGGATACGGAGGAGCTTCTTCTCCGGCTTGAAACTTGGCTGATGAATGGAGAAGGTACGGGTATCTATGGATCTGATGGCCTTACGAAAGAGCAACGGGAGAAGCCGGATCTGAAACAGTATGGAAATGAATGTATAGCCATTTGCGCAGCGGCCGACCAAGATGCCAAGTTTATCGAGAGTCTGACCGCCGTGGCAGACTTATACAGCCAAGGCTATTCCTTGAACTATGAACAATTGTTCGAAGGGTGCAGTTATAACAGAGTGTCTCTTCCGACCTACCCCTTTGCCGATGAGCGGTATTGGGTAAACGAGGGCGGGAGCAGTCCGCGTGCAGGAGTACAGGAAGCTTTGCAATCCTCGGAGGCTTTTCATCCGTTGCTGCATCGGAATGTTTCTACGTTTGCCGAACAACGGTTTAAGTCGATCTTTACCGGCAAAGAGTTTTTCTTGGAAGACCATGTGGTGCACGGGCAGCGGGTGCTGCCGGGAGCTGCATATTTAGAGATGGCAAGGGCGGCCATTCAATCGGCCGTAAGCGATGGGGAATACAGCGGGAAGAAGATCCGGCTCAAAAATGTGATATGGGCTAAGCCCATCACGGCAGGGGCTGCAGCCGTTTCGGCCGAAATTACGCTGACACCGTCGACCGACGGCGATATTGCTTTTCGGGTATACGGTCCGGCAGAAGCCGAAACCCTCTTATGCAGTGAAGGATCCGTATGCCTGGAGGAGCCGGGTGAGCAGCCGCGCATTCAGATCGACCGGCTGCTGAAGGAATGTGCTGCACGTTCGATCAGCCGGACGGAATGCTACGAGACATTTAATAGGATCGGTGTCCATTATGGTCCTTCTCATCAGGTCATGGACATTCTGCTCACCGGACAGGGCAAGGCGCTTGCGAAGCTGGTGCTTCCCGAATCCTTAGCTGCGTCTGTGCGGAGTTTTGCGTTGCACCCGAGCTTGCTGGACGGCGCGCTGCAGGCAGCTTCATGCCTGCTGCTCGGACTCGATACGGAAGCCGGCTGCCAACCAGGTACCTACCCTCCGCTTCCTTTTGCGTTGCAGGAGATGGAGCTGCTGAATGAATGCCTGCCTGTTATGTGGGCTTTCGCCCGCTTCAGTAGCGGCAGCGGTCGGCACAATCAGCTTCCAAGCCTTGACATCGATCTGCTGGACGAGCAGGGTAATATTTGCGTGCGAATGAAGGGGTATTGCGCGAGAGTGATGGAGGCGGGTACCAGGCAAGAGGATGTCTTCTTTATGGTTCCGGAATGGAGGGACAAAGCTCCGCAGCCTGGAATTGCGAATTCACGGGTAACCGAGCATACCGTGATCTTGTGCGAGCCTGCTCCCATGCTGCAAGCATCAGTGGAAAGCGCGTTTCCCGGCGTCCGTTGCTTGGCGCTGACGGCTGAAGAGGCCGCCATGGAGCAGAGATTCAGCCACTTCGCGCAGCGGATCTTCGAAGAGACCCAGCGCTTACTACGCCAAGTAACAGGGAGAGGCGTCATACAGATCGTTTATACCCCCGGTAGCGGACACGAGCTGCTAGCGGGATTGCGAGGGCTGCTAAAAACGATGCGTCTGGAAAACCCGCATATGTCAGGGCAACTGATTGAAATATCACAAGACGATACAGAGCTCGCAATCGTGCAAAAGCTTCGCGATAATCTCGATCATCCCGAGGATACGCATATCGGCTATCAAGGTTCCCGCCGTATGGTGATGACACTCAAGAGGCGGGCTCCTGAAGAGGGAACGAACTCCCGTTTATGGAAGGACGATGGCGTTTATCTCATTACGGGCGGAGCAGGTGGCTTGGGTATCATTTTTGCGAAGGAAATCGCTCGAGCCGTACGCGGAGCGACGATCATTCTGACCGGCCGAGCACAGTGCGATCCAAATAAGCTGTACGAGATCAAAAATTCTGTTTCGGGAAACGCCGACATTGTATATAAGCAAGCCGATATGACACGGATGGAAGAGGTAAAGCGGCTGGTTCACGCTATCGAGACGGAATACGGCGGATTGAACGGGGTCCTTCACAGTGCCGGCGTGCATGCGGATAATTATTTACTTCGCAAAAGCAAGGACGAATGGAATGCGGTATTGGCTCCTAAGGTTTCGGGGCTCGTCCACCTGGATCAAGCAACGAAGCATATCCCTTTGGATGTATTCGTCATGTTTTCATCTGTGGTTGCTTGGCTTGGCAATCCCGGGCAGGCGGACTATAGCACGGCGAACGCGTTTATGGACGCGTATGCCGCCTTCCGCAGCAGACTGGCCGCGGAGGGCCAAAGAAAAGGCCATACTTGTTCCATTAACTGGCCGTTATGGCAAGAAGGCGGCATGAGGGCAGGCGAACATGCGGAGCGTGAGCTCGCCAAGGCGATCGGATTGATTCCGATGTCCACCAAAGCCGGAATCCGGGCCTTCGATCAGGCGATGTCAATCGGTTCGCCGAACGTGATCGTCGCGGCCGGAAGCGCTGATCGATTGGAGCAAGCCCTGACAGGGGATATCCAAGTATCGTCAGATGACGTGAAGCAGTACGAATCGGCAATGGACACCCTTTCGACCGAAGTGGAAGAACGTGTCCTCCTAAAAGTGAGGGAGATCGTTTCCTCCGTCATTCGGCTGCCGCTGCATCGGGTGGAAGCGGATGCGCACATGATGACGTTCGGGCTGGATTCCATTATCGTCATGCAATTGACGGGACAGCTCGAGCGTCTGTTCGGCTCCTTGCCGAAAACGCTGTTTTTCGAATATCAAAATCTGCGTGACTTGGCGAAGTTTTTCATACAGCGGCACGAATCACGTTGCGCGCAATTATTCGGCGATCGTCCTCAGCCGAAGGTGCTGCAGGAAGATGCGCGTATGCCGGAACATTCTGCTGTGCGGCAAACGGTACTTTTAACAGAGAAGAAAAGCGAGGATGCCGCTACTAAGCAGCGCAGCCTTCCCGGTAGCGCCCCCCTTGATATCGCGATAATCGGTGTTGCCGGCAGATATCCGGGTGCGCGAAATATGGATGAGTTTTGGGAGCTGCTGCAAGGTGGCGTCGATTGCGTGACAGAAATTCCGAAGGAACGGTGGGATCATACCCCTTATTTCCACCCTGCCAAAGGAACGACCGGCAAAACAAATGGCAAGTGGGGCGGGTTTCTGGAGGGCGTCGATCAGTTTGACCCGTTGTTTTTTAATATTTCGCCGCGTGAAGCCGAGCTCATGGATCCTCAGGAGCGGCTTTTTTTGCAGTGTGTCTATGAAACAATCGAGGATGCTGGCTACACCCGGGACAGTCTTGCAGGAAGAAAAGGGGACGATGCCGGTTCCAGTGTAGGGGTATTCGCAGGTGTCATGTACGAGGAGTACCAGCTTTACGGAGTTCGGGAGACGATGAACGGTAATCCGGTCGCGCTGAACGGAAGTCCGGCGTCGATTGCAAATCGGGTATCGTATGTTTGTAATTTTAACGGTCCGAGCGTTGCTGTTGATACGATGTGCTCGTCCTCGCTGACGGCCATCCATTTTGCATGCCACAGCCTGCAAAGAGGAGAGTGCGATGCAGCCATTGCTGGCGGCGTAAACGTCTCGCTGCATCCGAACAAATATCTGTTGCTTGGCCAAGGAAATTTCCTGTCCACCAAAGGCCGTTGCGAAAGCTTCGGAGCCGGCGGAGATGGCTATGTCCCCGGGGAAGGCGTTGGAGCCGTCCTGTTGAAGCCGCTTGCGAAGGCCATCGCCGACGGTGACCAGATTTATGGCGTCATTAAGGGGACATCTATTAATCACGGCGGGAGAACGAACGGTTATTATGTTCCGAATCCGAATGCGCAGGCTTCCGCAATTGCGCGCGCGTTGAAGGAGTCGGATATAGACGCGAGGTCGATCAGCTATGTAGAGGCCCATGGTACGGGCACATCTCTTGGGGATCCGATTGAAATTGCCGGGCTTTCTAAAGCGTTTGAAGCTTATACCGAGGACAAGCAATATTGTGCAATCGGCTCCGTCAAATCGAATATCGGTCACTGCGAAAGTGCCGCAGGCATAGCGGGTCTGACCAAGGTGCTGCTGCAGCTCAAGCACCGGAAGCTGGTACCGTCGCTGCATGCCGACACGCCCAACCCATATATCGATTTTGCTACTACGCCGTTTCAGGTTCAGCGGGAGCTAGGGGAGTGGGAGCGTCCGGCGATGGTGCTTGACGGGAAAATCGAGGAGCAGCCGAGAATGGCTGGCCTTTCGTCATTCGGAGCCGGCGGTGCGAACGCTCATCTCATCGTTGCCGAGTATATTCCGGATCGTAAGCGTGCCGTGCATGCGCCAAAAGCTCAGCGAGAATGCATGATCGTGATCTCCGCGAGAAGTGAAGACCAATTAAAAGAACGGGCTCAGCGTCTGCTGCAGGCGGTTAATAAAGAACTTGAAAATGACGATTCTTTCCTGATTAACATGTCTTACACACTCCAGGTAGGTCGGGAAGCGATGGAAGAGCGTATGGCCATCGTCGTAAGAACGATCGAGGAGCTGCGGGCAAAGCTTATCCAATATGTGGATGGGCAGCTAGGAATTCCGGATTTGTACAGAGGATCGGTAAAACAGAACCGGGAAACCGTTGCGCTCATTGCGGCGGACGAAGATATGATGAAAGCGGTCGGGGCCTGGATGACCAAAGGTAAATACGCGAAGTTCCTGGATCTATGGGTAAAAGGGCTGGATATCGACTGGAGCAGTCTCTATGAAGAAGGCGATAAGCCGGAGAGGGTCAGTCTGCCCACCTATCCGTTCGCACAGGAGCGTTACTGGCTGCCGTCGGTATCGTCTATGGATGAATCAGGGGCGTTCCGCTCTTTAGAACGACATACTTCTGAGCCCGCTCTTGAGCCTGATGAGAAGGCAAAGGTTATTTCCGCTGAGGAATTTAGATCTCCGCTTGCACATAGCGGATTGCTCGTGCCGGTGTGGGACCCTGCACCACCGACAGTACGAAACGCGGCTGATCGGAAGCCGAATGGCCGCACAGTTATTATTGGCGGTACGGCCGCAAGGGTCGCGGAGATCAGGCGGCATGTGGAGGATGCATCGGATGTGCAGCTTCATGCGGGAGAGAACACGGCGGAATTGGCACGGAAGCTGGAGCTGTCCGGTCCGATCGAGCATTTGATCTGGATTGCTCCGGATGATTCGATAGAAACAGCGCAATCGGAGGCCATGTTGGAGGCGCAGCGTGAAGGGGTACTGATCCTGTTTCGGACCCTAAAAGCCTTGTTGGCCCTTGGATATGGCATGAAGCCGTTACGGTGGAGCATCATCACGGTTCGAACCGTCCAGGTTTACCGCGGCGAAGCGATTAAGCCTGCCCATGCAAGCCTCCACGGGTTAATCGGCTCAATGGCCAAGGAATATCCGAACTGGTCCGTTTGTCTAGCGGACATGGAGACGGATAACGGCTGGCCGCTCGAGGAACTGTTCGCACTCCCGCCGGATGCGCGGGGCGATGGATGGGCGTACCGGTCCGGGGAATGGTATCGGCAGAGACTGATGCCGGTGCGTATGACCAAGACTGCAGGTACCGTATACAAGAAGGGTGGCGTCTATGTAGTCATCGGCGGTACGGGTGGCATCGGAGAAGTATGGAGCGAATATATGATTCGGCGTTATCAGGCGAACATCGTTTGGATCGGGCGACGGGGGAAGGATACCGGTATACAGGCCAAGATCGATCGGCTGGCGGAGCTTGGACCGGCTCCACGCTATATCCAAGCGGATGCGACTGACGGGAAGGCGCTGGAGCGGGCGTATGAAGAAATAATAAACCGATACGGACGCATCCACGGACTGGTCCACTCGGCCATCGTACTGCTGGATCAAAGCCTGGCGAACATGGAAGAGGAGCGGTTCGCTGCGGGATTGCGCCCGAAGACAGACGTGAGCGTACGAATGGCGCAAATATTCGGCCATGAAAAGCTGGACTTTGTCCTGTTCTTCTCATCAATGAACGCGTTTCTGAAGCAGGAGGGGCAAAGCAACTATGCGGCAGGATGCACGTTCAAGGATGCGTTCGCGCAGCGTCTGGCGACGGAGTGGCCATGTGCCGTGAAGATCATGAACTGGGGCTATTGGGGCAGCACGGGCGCTGTGTCGTCAGAGCATTACCGCCGGAGAATGGCGCAAGCAGGTATTGTCTCCATTGAACCGGGCGAGGCGATGGACGCGCTGGAATCGCTGCTTGCCGGACCTTTCGATCAGCTTGCCCTGATGAAAACGGTGGCAGGTAATGAAATGTTTGGCCAGTCGATCGCCGATGAGCTGGAAGCTTATCCGGAAGAGGACAGCCTGTCTTTCGAGCATATCGTCAATCATCTTCGTTTGCCAGCGGTTCCGAAGGCTGAAGCTTCGGACTTGCTTAGAGAGGGAGAGTCTGCGGACCGGATTGGAAATTCCCTGCTATGGGCGGCAGCAAGCATATTGAATGTGCAAGCGGAAGAAATCGAAACGGACATCCCATTCTATGAGTATGGATTCGACCCTGTTAAGCTGGCCGAATTTTCCCGGTGGATCTCCGACCACTATAAGCTTGCTATGACAAGCGATACGCTCCTTCAACAGGCAACGCTTGGACAGTTGGAGGCCTTCCTTGCGGAGCAGATCGGATAA